The Aedes aegypti strain LVP_AGWG chromosome 3, AaegL5.0 Primary Assembly, whole genome shotgun sequence genome contains a region encoding:
- the LOC5571029 gene encoding bromodomain-containing protein 4B has protein sequence MRKCYLLLLLPVVFGTRPPAAVFEDVFELGRPNFAFLASPDSQNGMQAYLTKRNRQLADYSLATAGSRYNYQTAASERYQRYEESQNDRIRLENLQKIATVRTKRLDSLAMPRSSKKLDIVPREMLRFTLADAMIKDHEGQLVRESKMVKRRTKREEGLSGKRVEPVPREIIWFHAKDAITQAPETVAAQGPSDHHRKKRSADPGVNKEGREMVSFELQDAKTPERDAKLFEQQVKQENPNLRMPFMTSDTFKRGSVYDEVVEQPEKRKRDPKKDSREAPKGGSDMSIEESRRVKIMRGNRKKVTNYEDLPLGVQKAIDLAIKENERMNVKPIEEPTKPPKYYFGDKKPKTKKPFSSTTAKAAFQNPKETKFVPIPPVETGFVPVKPVKSDSGENLKPEKANPASWWAVSNLNRPKRLHQKASYPPLVVNPQYVNTYKPTMETYKMKELSPGYEHSHENTYEYETPKEVVIQDKPKIQYVIKEVPVPVRVKEPRTKITVKPSISISYDKEPSGPSSSQESGQPEYNNPYGPVELRYEQPQEAQPYQGLKIVVPDSKEHSSPSYYEGNHVEQSHPSESSHSGESYESTGSSIAALSALIGKRPTVQLKGLNELLHMPVPVGNAHPLQTMKTRVRPQDSTAPIMFPGESSTPAPTLPKKTTGYRSVKIENGPKIVYEDSPNPSTLYHTVKMNPQLKVPMTKDYTPIKEVVSDISDSDIVGPTISAPTHATYIIGSTAATPTAESISYESDAKSHESASYQQIHTIHSTPKTIVEPISVQYEPKEAEYKQHSHYHHQQHYEDSHNAPEHHHHNYEEHGQLVRAEYHGYHDHHDQNEHHDEYSEDHDDKEGYAFGYRVRDFHTGNDFGHIQNRDNGVTRGEYHILLPDGRVQNVRYTADEKGFHAEVSYESIPTPHESAPAPSIVEPPSSPSSSHS, from the exons GGCATGCAAGCCTATCTGACCAAAAGGAACCGCCAGCTGGCGGACTACTCCTTGGCAACGGCCGGTTCCCGGTACAACTATCAGACGGCAGCTAGCGAACGCTACCAGCGGTACGAGGAGTCGCAGAACGATCGCATCCGGTTGGAGAATCTGCAGAAGATTGCCACCGTGCGCACCAAGCGGCTGGATTCCCTTGCGATGCCCCGCAGTTCGAAGAAGCTGGACATTGTCCCCCGGGAGATGCTCCGGTTCACTTTGGCCGATGCGATGATCAAGGATCACGAGGGACAACTGGTGCGGGAGTCAAAAATGGTCAAGCGAAGGACCAAACGTGAGGAAGGTCTATCGGGTAAGCGAGTTGAGCCGGTTCCACGGGAAATTATTTGGTTCCATGCGAAGGATGCTATCACGCAGGCTCCGGAGACGGTTGCTGCTCAAGGTCCGAGTGATCATCATAGAAAGAAGCGTTCGGCTGATCCCGGAGTTAACAAGGAAGGTCGGGAGATGGTTTCGTTCGAGTTGCAGGATGCTAAGACGCCTGAGCGAGATGCCAAGCTATTTGAACAGCAAGTGAAACAGGAAAATCCAAACCTGAGGATGCCCTTCATGACTTCGGATACTTTTAAGAGAGGATCTGTCTATGACGAGGTTGTTGAGCAACCAGAAAAGAGAAAACGAGATCCTAAGAAGGACAGCCGAGAAGCTCCGAAAGGTGGTTCAGATATGAGCATTGAAGAGAGCAGACGTGTTAAAATAATGCGAGGAAATAGAAAGAAGGTTACAAACTATGAAGATCTGCCATTGGGCGTTCAGAAGGCCATCGACTTGGCAATTAAAGAAAATGAAAGAATGAATGTGAAGCCCATTGAAGAGCCAACCAAGCCACCAAAATACTATTTCGGTGATAAGAAGCCTAAGACAAAGAAACCCTTCAGCTCGACAACTGCAAAGGCGGCATTCCAAAACCCTAAAGAAACTAAGTTCGTTCCTATTCCACCTGTAGAAACTGGATTTGTTCCAGTGAAACCCGTCAAGAGTGATTCAGGTGAGAACTTGAAACCGGAAAAGGCAAATCCTGCCTCGTGGTGGGCAGTATCCAACTTGAACCGTCCGAAAAGATTGCATCAGAAGGCTTCCTATCCTCCCCTAGTGGTTAATCCTCAATACGTCAATACATACAAACCAACTATGGAAACCTATAAGATGAAGGAGCTATCGCCAGGATACGAACATTCTCATGAAAACACTTACGAATACGAAACTCCTAAGGAAGTTGTCATCCAAGATAAACCAAAGATCCAATATGTGATCAAGGAAGTTCCCGTCCCCGTTCGCGTCAAGGAGCCTCGTACTAAGATCACTGTCAAGCCATCGATTTCGATCTCTTATGACAAAGAACCATCTGGCCCATCATCCTCGCAAGAATCCGGTCAACCAGAATATAACAATCCCTATGGACCGGTCGAACTCCGCTACGAACAACCCCAAGAAGCACAACCCTACCAAGGCCTTAAGATCGTAGTTCCCGATTCCAAGGAACATTCGTCTCCTTCCTATTACGAAGGCAATCACGTTGAGCAGTCCCATCCTTCGGAATCATCGCATTCGGGAGAAAGCTATGAATCAACTGGAAGCAGTATCGCCGCACTTTCCGCCCTTATCGGCAAACGACCAACCGTTCAACTGAAAGGACTCAACGAACTACTGCATATGCCCGTTCCGGTGGGCAATGCACATCCTCTGCAAACAATGAAAACCAGAGTACGACCTCAGGACAGCACGGCTCCGATCATGTTCCCTGGGGAATCTTCCACTCCGGCGCCAACTCTTCCAAAGAAGACTACCGGCTACCGCAGTGTCAAGATCGAAAACGGACCAAAGATTGTGTACGAAGATAGTCCCAATCCAAGCACCTTGTACCACACGGTGAAGATGAACCCTCAGCTGAAGGTTCCAATGACCAAGGACTACACCCCGATCAAGGAGGTCGTTTCGGATATTTCCGACTCCGACATCGTAGGTCCAACAATTTCCGCTCCTACTCATGCCACGTACATTATCGGATCGACGGCAGCCACTCCAACTGCCGAATCCATCAGCTATGAGAGCGATGCGAAGAGCCACGAATCAGCTAGTTACCAACAGATTCATACGATCCACAGCACACCTAAAACGATCGTAGAACCAATTAGCGTACAGTATGAACCGAAAGAAGCAGAATATAAGCAGCACTCGCACTACCATCACCAACAGCACTACGAAGATTCTCATAATGCACCTGAACATCATCATCACAACTACGAAGAACACGGCCAGCTTGTCCGTGCCGAATATCACGGATATCATGATCACCACGACCAAAATGAACATCACGACGAATACAGTGAGGATCATGAC GACAAGGAAGGATACGCTTTCGGATATCGAGTTCGTGACTTCCACACTGGAAACGATTTCGGCCACATCCAGAACCGTGACAACGGAGTGACCCGCGGCGAGTACCACATCCTGCTGCCGGATGGTCGTGTTCAGAACGTGCGCTACACCGCCGATGAAAAGGGCTTCCACGCAGAAGTTAGCTACGAAAGCATTCCTACACCTCACGAATCGGCACCTGCGCCTTCGATAGTGGAACCACCTTCGTCGCCATCGTCTAGCCACTCGTAA